CGTCGGCGGCGAAGCCTTCCGGGCGCGAGCCCTTGTCCACTTCCTCCAGGCCCAGGAGTGTGGGCTGGGAGCTGGTGCCGGGGCCGGCGCTCAGCACGACCTGCCAGTCGGCGTTCGGCAGGAAGGGCAGGACGCCGGCGAGGCTCTCCATGCTCACGCTGGACTGGTAAGGCAGGCCGGCGACGCCGTCGTTGAGTGGCGCGGCGACTCTGTCTGTGTACGTGAAGTAGTCACTGCCCCAGTTGCCGAAATGCTTGGCGGCCTTGGCGTCAGAGATGGTCTTCTCGAACAGAATGCGCGTGCCGAAGCGCTCAGCCAGGTAGTAGTGGAGCGTCATGGCGGTGATGACTTGCCCGCTGCTCTGCGTGAGCAGCAGGCCGCCGCCCTGATTGACGTAGTCCACCAGCATGTCGGCGATGGCCGCATCGGCATCCAGGACATCGGAGCGCGTGGGGAAGCCGGTGAGGAACACGACACGGCACTGCTTGAGCAGCTCCGGGGTGAGGTTGTCCCACTGCTCGAAGGAGATCCTCTCCCACCCGGCCTTCGGCAACTCGTCCTTCCACAGGTATGACAGATCGCTACGGTCAAGGCCCACGAAGAGCAGGCGACTGGACTTGCCGCCTGTGGCCAGCTCGCGGCGCACGAGACTGACATCGTCGAACCGGAACTGGCCCTGCTTGCTGACGCGGAGTTCGAGCTGGATGTCGCGCGTCCCGGCCGGCACGTCGAGGTCGTGCTTCACTTCCTGCCAGTCGCGGGCTGGGTCGAGCGTGAAGACCTGCCCGCCGCGCGGTTGTCCTTTGCCGTCCACGATGGCGATGTAGCTGAGGATGAGCTGGGCCGGGGCGTCCGGGGCACGGTACCACAGCGCCACTTGGTCCGGGGCCTGGTTGTCGTCGGCGACGCGGACATGCTGGGCCCAGGACACGTAGACCTTCGGCTGCTGACCCACCGTGATCTGCGCGGCCTTCAGGCCGCTGTGGTAGTCCACCGCCTCAATCTCCCCGCGGGCGAAGTCCTGCCCGTGATCCACGAAGGCCCACCCCTGGTAGGCGTTGGCGGCGGCGGGCTCCTCGAAACCGGGGTTCTTGACGAGGTTGCCCTCGCCCTGCTGGGCAGCGGCAGCGCCGACGAGGAGAAGAGCACACAGGATGGTAGGCCAGTGGTGCATGTGCGGGGCTCCTTGGTTGCTGCCTTAGGGTTCAGCCCGGTGGCGCGACAGACCTGCAGGTCTCGCGGCGCGCGGCCGGGAAGAACACCCGAACTCTGTCGTCAGGACCACCGCCATGAAACCACGTCTCTGCTGTCTGGTGCTACTTGTCGCTACCGTTGCCTGGGCGCAGGCGAAGCTGCCCCTCGGCTTCGACACCGATCCCGGCTGGGAGATGCGCCCCAGCTACCTGGCCAACCCGACGGCGAAAGCGCAGCTTGTCGCTGCCAGCGGGGTCAACACGCTCCAAGTCGACGAGACCGGCAAGGGCATGAAGTGGGAGCTGCCCCTGCAGCCCTTCGACTCGGGCTACTACCCGTATCTCGTGGTGCGCTACAGGGCGCAGAACCTGGGCGGGGGCGGCTACAGCCTGTGGGCGTTCGATGGCAGCCGGGAAGGGCTGGAGATCATCAATCCGCGCGATCTAGCGGCTGACGGGCAGTGGCATGACCTGGCGGTGGACCTGGTACAGCGCGGCGTGACCGGGGCGGTGCGGGCGCTGGTGGTGGAAGTCCAGTGCAAGCAGGCCCCGGCGTACCTGGCGTTTGACACGATCGCCCTGCAGGATGACATCCCGGCAGGGGCCAAGGTCGTCCCAGCCGCGCCGCCGGAGGCCAAGGAAGCGGTCGTGAAGCTGACGGACCTGCCGTTGCCCAAGGCCGAGCCGGACTGGCTGGCGGCCGATGCGGCGCGCTACGGGATTGACGTGGCCGAGGGGGCCGTGCACCTGTGGGCCGAGGGGCAGGACGCGGGGATGAAGTTCTCGACGAAGCTCAGGGAGCCCCTGGACCTGTCGCCGTTCCGCTTTGCGGCGGTGCGCTACAAGGCACGGGGCACGGCACCGTGGGGCGACTACTGTGTGTGGCTGGGCAGCGGCGGGGGCGGGATGCCCGACCGGTTCGCCCGGCCGCTGGACCTGCGTGCCCTGAAGGCCGACGGCGAGTGGCATGTGGCGATCACGCCGCTGGGCGAGGACTTCAAGGCTGTGGACATGGCCCTGCAGGTCTCCACAGCCCAGACGCGCGGCGACGTGTGGATAGACAGCATTCGCTTCTCGACCAAGCGCCCGTTGCTGGAGATGGCCGATGTGTTGCCGTACCGGAGCGGCTGGGAGAACAGCAAGCTGGCGCAGTTCCGCACGGTTGACCTGACACCCGTGGCGAACGCGCCGGCCGAGGCGAAGCTGCGGGCCAACGGCCTCAAGTCGTGGCTCCCCGCCGGCAAGCTGACCACGCGCGGCATTCCGTTCAGTGTCCTGTCCGGGGCCAAGGACGTGTTGCAGACGCCGCCGGACATCGCGCAGACGGCCAGCGTGCCCGTCGGCGGCAAGGCGGCGACGGAGGCGTACCTGCTGCTCCTGTCGCGCCTGCCCTCGACCGATGCGGCGAGGATGGGCGACCCCGTGCCGATGGACGTGTTCCGCAACCCGGAGCGCTTCCGCGTGCGCGTTGAGTATGCGGACGGGATGAGCGACGAAATGTTCCCGCTGGCGTGCGGGTCGGGGCAGTTCGAGGTGTCGCGCGGCCCGGACGTGTACTGTCTGACCGGCCTGCGCAGCCAGCCGATCCAGCGCCTGAGCCTCATCAACCGCATGGAGAGCGGGAGCTTCCTGCTGGCGGCGGTGACGCTGAATGAGGGGAAGCCCGCGATGGTGGCGCCGGCCGTGCAGGCGCTCCCACCGGCGCCGAAGCCCATGGTCTTCGCAATGCCCGTGCCGCAGGCTGCCATCAAGCCCATCACGGGCGGGTACTTCATCCAGAGCCGCAACCTGTGCCTGGACCTGCAGACCGAAGGGGGGCTGGCCGTCCGTCGCCTGGGGTCGCCGTACAACACGATCGTCAAGCTGGCGGTGCAGCCCGGGCCGCTGTTCGAGATCGCAGACGGGAAGACGCTGCTGGACTCGACGCAGGTGACGGTCGGCACGCCGAAGCTGGAGGGGCGGACGCTGACCATCCCGGTCGACGGCCGGCCCGGCGGGGCCGCTGTGGCGGGGCAGTTGGTTGTGACGCTGGAGGACGACCAGGTGCTGATGCGGCTCGACGTGGCGAACGTCGGCTCGACCGTCATCAAGCCGATCGTCAACTTCCCCCTGCTGCGCGGCATGAAGATCGGCAGCGTAGACGACACGTGGTATCTGTACTGCCGCAAGGGCGGGCTCGTCAGCAACCGCCCGACGGCGCAGCGGAAGGCCTATGGCGGCGAATACCCGCTGCAGGTCGCGGA
The DNA window shown above is from bacterium and carries:
- a CDS encoding DUF6259 domain-containing protein is translated as MKPRLCCLVLLVATVAWAQAKLPLGFDTDPGWEMRPSYLANPTAKAQLVAASGVNTLQVDETGKGMKWELPLQPFDSGYYPYLVVRYRAQNLGGGGYSLWAFDGSREGLEIINPRDLAADGQWHDLAVDLVQRGVTGAVRALVVEVQCKQAPAYLAFDTIALQDDIPAGAKVVPAAPPEAKEAVVKLTDLPLPKAEPDWLAADAARYGIDVAEGAVHLWAEGQDAGMKFSTKLREPLDLSPFRFAAVRYKARGTAPWGDYCVWLGSGGGGMPDRFARPLDLRALKADGEWHVAITPLGEDFKAVDMALQVSTAQTRGDVWIDSIRFSTKRPLLEMADVLPYRSGWENSKLAQFRTVDLTPVANAPAEAKLRANGLKSWLPAGKLTTRGIPFSVLSGAKDVLQTPPDIAQTASVPVGGKAATEAYLLLLSRLPSTDAARMGDPVPMDVFRNPERFRVRVEYADGMSDEMFPLACGSGQFEVSRGPDVYCLTGLRSQPIQRLSLINRMESGSFLLAAVTLNEGKPAMVAPAVQALPPAPKPMVFAMPVPQAAIKPITGGYFIQSRNLCLDLQTEGGLAVRRLGSPYNTIVKLAVQPGPLFEIADGKTLLDSTQVTVGTPKLEGRTLTIPVDGRPGGAAVAGQLVVTLEDDQVLMRLDVANVGSTVIKPIVNFPLLRGMKIGSVDDTWYLYCRKGGLVSNRPTAQRKAYGGEYPLQVADVFNPQSGGLALLTYDLNDVYRFWNMSKDAEGVTWKMEYWQQEVQPGAKIETVPTALRGHFGDWRAALGMYRQWAQSWFRPQVPRKRWFQEVFYYQQALAWSQLRDPKTGQWRMSERIQRCKDAFGCLDYLHVFDFGDSRKYGRVGDYNHYDELGGLPAMRAAFKEAQDQGVRMGVYIEGYLCDNRGVWGSQNVAANCIRLQDGSPMMWPGSKTETMMCAAALPWRQHLADTYKRVAAELQPDGMYIDQYGFVNPGKTCWSREHGHPVPAAPIRGEAGTTQAIRAAMPPQTANLTEETPNDVHAQYQDGALGYSVVSDDPVLAPHRVDLFRFMFPDFKVFQLVSYNPFIEGGWDLLKWPFFNGEAIWLHQDPQRDYCDEARNFLKQSFAILHKYDEAFCSDKVAPLVPTLMPTVYANQFTGKQTTVWTLFNAEFHTMRGDLLSIPHQAGTRYVNAFTGAVIKPRIVKGQAIIPVAIGPRDVGCVAAERP